A section of the Etheostoma cragini isolate CJK2018 chromosome 12, CSU_Ecrag_1.0, whole genome shotgun sequence genome encodes:
- the LOC117954792 gene encoding oxygen-regulated protein 1 isoform X1 — MSNTPVQEEAQEPPAQELSAGSGQTLPSRPLQPTSDHSSSKRVCFYKSGDYKFGGHRMVINARTFKTFDALLDALSKKVPLPFGVRTITTPRGTHLVKALDGLHDGGSYVCSDQKRVKPFNLDEVKRRQVPWNTTRPFSAGRQKRQGPQFGRRNEVTTKRPANVTDRVALRTPKRLVVIRNRDPTVKRTIVLQRRTAPTFDALLDYLSQILQFRVLKIFSTDGRRVDSLAGLILCSGVIVAAGNEPFRLGNYSFQGAGQMAQVMSMDTVEPSMLQPRTQNNKSLSSGRGSRNFSLSSERHIVNQIKNSRNGSPNGHLLHHNGSSTEFNHRQKSMETHGTGQIDNEHLADIVPQDDDIEKSFRVNQDGSMTVEMKVRLTIKEEEMLHWTTTLSRSSLSKGTVCASISESGNSSLDFNNAAAKESSSLSENETKVENHPGGARNGICFNDERANEGYTSMTLGKEKTGFKCTPTPGPRQVTKKVSVESVKTVRESGVQKSTLGHYSYMERTAGGETTDGYCVVKHSSSSSSNNRPIPKPRKTASVRASNKGSHSSISSSGVAEVLQIQNNGMEVTETVMHIYESQGCYDNYFANEKHSADGEPSQCSTPVPESKPSIDSAQRSTSNDCDVDFSCQPHTTDSLQRQKEEMLSLSSEPTPTHDITATNSQIQETVRKDKTKRESRKKMIKPARNPKSSTSTSSSIKKQKESIVSPSNISKHSCPDKLGSNASVEKKALSSSESARSGQKSRGADKPQIKKVSTDEKTPRKNEALKMTTPKKPNVSKASAKYNGHNVNTPTGRPQMKKNMSDILQPKKSLYPDKKTIIKPKVMTGNRIPSPQKSLQLSESFSMPLLNPSPSEIHQYVESWLEKVSPDPVPYIEEAITAESEPQTKVVFQIGGDSELDENSECQPHQDEHYPSPGEAVKASASCLSVPHCHGTLLHNERFARGLCASMPSVRDNPVHLENRLRPHKSAETIVAADNEASSSKSNILDSRAKIKPVLRELYSSIHCIRSASETNTTSNLEKSNSLPDFSTQVASVLGSSCKAFVSFLSVMTLRDNLTGSAAGDCIQSRSPSETMLMVESLQKISAIEDEEELRASLTELQSRASSQFRERWKDFQILRERLDSEPLSSKVSETEFALDLFSEGGDAFEDLDELMDELNMPQDLRAEISSTIHQAKSFYPVEDSTFVETEKNQSDSEEDVETFVEECNNETKQSLEPDITCVAEDTAQTKQDDDNGEIDNLKKLQSVYTQQAKMTTESEQEPDKGSEKSKTERDESVTEPENDEGRKEEGKHIEDMVVNDREDGHTEEIVYDNDNGDGDGCGEETEKAEKEDAEEGALTEVDVKGEEESEKEKGSVKEEEESVQEVDGGAEGHMTVDEKMQKLEEAEEGLMDEEVQQAREDDSVEETDEREGVEEIEEGEYEVIEESDQGEEVENIEEVKEEEEEEEEDKVDEVIGEPDQGMIVGNIEEVGEEEEKEADEVIGETDEGEEVENTEEVEEEEEEDEEEKEADKVIGETDEGEEVENIEEVDEEEDEEEKESDKVIGETDEGEEVGNIEEVEEEEEDEEEEADEVIGETDEEEEVDIKQTEDKTEVVSEEDNEKEDEEEEREQEVGEDGENVEVIHIKERGTTDEEEEDSDIDKYIEEEERCHEGEESRKELEKTVYSLEEEPEEDREVVEEVVENVKTGQMLNEEEREDDEEHKSNEFNEGFGEDEEQESKDGVQEENGSDDADSITSGTGGKNLLEESHRQSNCEEANGEAKAADHNTISSTKYSCEGQCEDDKGNGTDTVNELETHEGEEPPEERSNSLQHPGEISQELLDFVNSALQSSSLIFTYDTQGKIRIEPDNARVTKTKQIVIPKSRQDVSYGLKRLPSPSTSDLSDYRPETSESGGYKTQESVDIVTESGEEGSPVCRYKTNIPNRRTNVERANSKLSVATYTEVFQNAPFKSGGSFSSNSDTKASKEDLSYFSAASSQKADAEPATETTRSTAFTPEKDSADGVLIDQGRWLLKENHLIRKSPPVSLGMYSHLDGTSTDTGQANSSEDSPSHCKSHHYPLEALSSSELEEMAKPLTPKCTYYNMPHGSDSDPFLDDSSVKSGKKDASSVKGKGFRVSPMIDTSKTWASKNGSLSSFASVEFKIQDRKVHPEGESSAMANARQTSSGGGRSLQSQDSLDTLPVRCGQYCPIL; from the exons ATGAGCAACACACCCGTCCAGGAAGAGGCCCAGGAGCCACCTGCTCAGGAATTGTCCGCCGGAAGTGGGCAGACTTTACCCTCCCGACCCTTACAGCCAACCTCTGACCACTCATCTTCTAAAAGAGTATGTTTCTACAAAAGTGGTGACTATAAATTCGGTGGGCATCGCATGGTGATCAATGCCCGGACCTTCAAGACATTTGATGCTCTACTAGACGCTCTGTCCAAAAAAGTGCCACTGCCATTTGGAGTGAGGACCATCACCACACCTCGCGGAACCCACCTGGTCAAGGCTTTAGATGGCTTGCATGATGGGGGATCTTATGTGTGTTCTGATCAGAAACGGGTGAAGCCATTTAACCTGGATGAAGTGAAACGGCGGCAGGTACCATGGAACACTACCAGACCCTTCAGCGCAGGGCGGCAAAAACGTCAAGGACCCCAGTTTGGCAGAAGGAATGAAGTCACCACCAAGAGACCAGCAAATGTCACTGACAGGGTGGCACTACGGACACCAAAGAGGCTTGTGGTCATCCGAAATAGGGATCCTACTGTTAAACGCACAATTGTGTTGCAGAGAAGAACAGCACCAACATTTGATGCTTTACTGGATTACCTTTCCCAAATTCTGCAGTTTCGAGTGCTGAAAATCTTCTCTACAGATGGCAGAAGA GTCGATAGTCTTGCAGGACTTATCCTGTGCTCTGGAGTTATTGTGGCAGCGGGCAACGAGCCATTCAGATTAGGAAACTACAGTTTTCAAGGAGCGGGGCAGATGGCACAAGTAATGTCCATGGATACTGTGGAACCATCTATGTTGCAGCCCAGAACTC AGAACAACAAATCTTTGTCGAGTGGAAGAGGCTCAAGGAATTTTTCCCTATCATCAGAGAGACATATTGTCAACCAGATAAAAAACTCTCGAAATGGAAGCCCGAACGGCCACCTGCTTCACCACAACGGATCATCAACAGAGTTCAACCATCGCCAGAAATCAATGGAGACACATGGAACCGGGCAGATAGATAACGAGCATCTAGCTGACATTGTACCTCAGGACGATGACATTGAAAAGTCTTTCCGTGTGAATCAAGATGGCAGCATGACAGTGGAGATGAAAGTTCGTCTGACCATTAAAGAGGAGGAGATGCTCCACTGGACTACAACACTCAGCCGCTCCAGCCTTAGCAAGGGGACAGTTTGTGCCTCAATATCTGAGTCGGGCAACAGCTCCCTTGACTTTAACAACGCCGCTGCCAAAGAGTCCTCTAGCTTaagtgaaaatgaaacaaaagtggAAAATCATCCTGGTGGAGCCAGAAATGGCATCTGCTTTAACGACGAGCGGGCAAATGAGGGTTACACTTCCATGACcttgggaaaagaaaaaactggtTTCAAGTGCACTCCTACGCCAGGTCCTCGGCAAGTTACAAAGAAGGTATCTGTTGAGAGTGTGAAGACAGTGAGAGAGTCAGGGGTTCAGAAGAGCACACTGGGACATTATTCCTACATGGAGAGGACGGCTGGCGGTGAGACAACTGATGGATACTGTGTTGtcaaacacagcagcagcagtagtagcaaCAACAGGCCAATCCCAAAACCTCGGAAAACAGCATCTGTTAGGGCAAGCAACAAAGGCTCCCACTCCTCTATCAGTTCATCAGGAGTAGCTGAGGTCCTTCAGATACAGAATAACGGGATGGAGGTTACAGAGACGGTGATGCATATTTATGAGAGTCAAGGCTGCTACGACAACTATTTTGCAAATGAGAAACATAGCGCAGATGGTGAACCTTCGCAATGTTCCACTCCAGTGCCAGAAAGTAAACCATCCATTGACTCAGCGCAGCGTTCAACCAGCAATGACTGTGATGTTGATTTTAGCTGTCAGCCACACACAACTGACTCgctacaaagacagaaagaggaaatgtTATCATTGTCATCAGAGCCAACCCCAACACATGACATCACTGCAACAAACTCCCAAATACAGGAGACAGtaagaaaagacaaaactaaacGCGAATCAAGGAAAAAGATGATTAAACCCGCTCGGAATCCGAAGAGTTCAACTTCAACAAGCAGCtcgataaaaaaacaaaaggaaagcatTGTAAGCCCCTCAAATATTAGCAAACATTCATGTCCAGACAAGCTCGGCAGCAATGCcagtgtggaaaaaaaggctttaagtTCATCAGAAAGTGCTAGAAGTGGTCAAAAGAGTAGGGGAGCAGATAAGCCTCAAATTAAGAAAGTGAGTACCGATGAAAAGACACCCAGGAAAAATGAAGCCTTAAAAATGACTACACCTAAGAAACCAAACGTGAGTAAAGCATCTGCTAAATATAATGGCCATAATGTAAATACTCCAACTGGAAGGCCTCAAATGAAGAAGAACATGTCAGACATTTTACAACCCAAAAAATCCCTTTATCCTGACAAAAAGACAATTATCAAGCCCAAAGTCATGACTGGGAACAGAATACCATCACCTCAAAAGTCTTTACAGTTAAGTGAGAGTTTTTCAATGCCCTTACTCAATCCTTCACCCTCTGAAATCCACCAATATGTTGAGAGCTGGTTGGAGAAAGTCAGCCCAGACCCAGTGCCATACATTGAGGAGGCCATCACAGCTGAATCAGAGCCTCAgacaaaagttgtttttcagATAGGCGGTGATTCTGAATTAGATGAAAATAGTGAATGCCAACCTCATCAGGATGAGCATTACCCATCGCCCGGCGAGGCTGTCAAGGCGTCAGCGTCCTGTCTATCAGTACCTCATTGTCATGGAACTCTGCTGCACAACGAACGATTTGCAAGAGGTTTATGTGCTTCAATGCCGAGTGTCAGAGACAACCCTGTGCACTTGGAAAACAGACTGAGGCCACACAAATCTGCAGAGACCATCGTTGCAGCTGACAACGAAGCATCTTCATCTAAATCCAACATTTTGGATTCAAGAGCAAAGATAAAACCGGTCCTGCGGGAACTTTATTCATCTATTCACTGTATCAGAAGTGCATCTGAAACCAACACAACATCCAACCTGGAGAAGTCCAACAGCCTTCCTGATTTCTCAACCCAAGTGGCATCAGTGTTGGGCTCGTCATGTAAAGCCTTTGTGTCATTCTTATCAGTGATGACTCTGCGAGATAACCTAACAGGATCTGCGGCGGGAGACTGTATCCAATCAAGAAGCCCCTCAGAGACCATGCTGATGGTGGAATCACTGCAAAAGATTTCTGCCATCGAGGACGAGGAGGAGCTGAGGGCAAGTTTGACGGAACTACAGAGCAGAGCATCTTCTCAGTTCAGAGAACGCTGGAAAGATTTCCAGATTCTGAGGGAAAGGCTTGACAGTGAGCCGCTGTCTTCCAAAGTTTCAGAAACAGAATTTGCCTTGGATCTTTTCTCCGAAGGGGGGGATGCATTTGAGGATCTTGACGAGCTGATGGATGAGCTGAATATGCCGCAAGACCTCAGAGCAGAGATTTCTTCAACAATCCATCAAGCTAAAAGTTTTTACCCTGTAGAGGACAGCACTTTTgtagaaactgaaaaaaaccaATCGGACTCAGAGGAAGATGTGGAAACATTTGTTGAAGAATGcaataatgaaacaaaacaatcacTTGAGCCTGATATTACCTGCGTGGCTGAGGACACTGCTCAAACAAAACAGGATGATGATAATGGTGAGATAGATAACTTAAAGAAATTGCAATCTGTGTATACTCAACAGGCCAAGATGACGACCGAGTCAGAGCAAGAACCTGATAAAGGATCAGAAAAATCCAAAACAGAAAGAGATGAGTCTGTAACAGAGCCAGAAAATGACGAAGGTAGGAAGGAAGAAGGGAAACACATAGAGGATATGGTGGTGAATGACAGAGAGGATGGACATACAGAAGAGATAGtttatgataatgataatggtgatggtgatggttgTGGTGAAGAGACTGAAAAGGCAGAAAAGGAAGATGCAGAAGAGGGGGCACTGACAGAAGTGGATGTTAAGGGAGAGGAGgaatcagaaaaagaaaagggaagtgtaaaagaggaggaggaatctGTTCAGGAAGTAGATGGAGGGGCAGAGGGACACATGACAGTGGatgaaaaaatgcagaaattagaAGAAGCAGAGGAGGGATTAATGGATGAAGAAGTTCAACAAGCAAGAGAGGATGATAGTGTCGAAGagacagatgagagagaggGTGTTGAGGAGATAGAAGAAGGGGAGTATGAGGTTATTGAGGAGTCAGATCAAGGAGAGGAAGTAGAAAATATTGAAGAAgtaaaagaagaggaggaggaggaggaagaagacaaaGTAGATGAGGTTATTGGGGAGCCAGATCAAGGAATGATAGTAGGAAATATCGAAGAAgtgggggaggaagaggaaaaagaggcaGATGAGGTTATTGGGGAGACAGATGAAGGAGAGGAAGTAGAGAATACTGAAGAagttgaggaggaggaagaggaagatgaagaggaaaaagaagcaGATAAGGTTATTGGGGAGACAGATGAAGGAGAGGAAGTAGAGAATATTGAAGAAGTTGAcgaagaggaagatgaagaggaaaaagaatcAGATAAGGTTATTGGGGAGACagatgaaggagaagaagtAGGGAATATTGAAGAAgttgaagaggaggaagaggatgaagaagaagaagcagatgaGGTAATTGGGGAgacagatgaagaagaggaagttgATATTAAACaaacggag GACAAAACTGAGGTGGTTAGTGAGGAAGACAATGAGAAAGAAGacgaggaagaagagagagaacaagaggtGGGGGAGGATGGTGAGAATGTTGAGGTTATACATATAAAAGAAAGGGGGACTacagatgaggaagaggaagacagtgACATTGATAAGTATatagaagaggaagaaaggtGCCACGAGGGCGAGGAGAGCAGGAAAGAACTCGAGAAAACAGTTTATAGTCTTGAGGAAGAACCAGAAGAAGATAGAGAAGTTGTAGAGGAGGTTgtagaaaatgtgaaaacaggGCAAATGCTAAatgaagaggagagggaagatgatgaagaacaCAAAAGTAATGAGTTCAATGAGGGGTTTGGTGAGGATGAAGAGCAAGAATCAAAGGATGGGGTACAGGAAGAAAATGGTAGTGATGATGCGGACAGTATAACGAGTGGTACAGGAGGTAAAAACCTACTAGAGGAGTCCCACAGGCAGAGTAACTGTGAAGAAGCAAATGGAGAAGCAAAGGCAGCAGATCACAACACTATATCATCAACCAAATATTCCTGTGAGGGTCAGTGTGAGGATGATAAAGGTAATGGAACAGACACTGTTAATGAACTTGAAACACACGAGGGAGAGGAGCCTCCCGAGGAAAGAAGCAACAGTCTACAACATCCAGGGGAAATATCACAGGAATTACTTGACTTTGTTAACTCTGCCCTGCAGTCCTCTTCACTTATATTCACGTACGACACTCAAGGGAAAATCAGGATAGAGCCAGATAATGCTCGAGttacaaaaactaaacaaattgtTATTCCAAAAAGTAGACAGGATGTTTCGTACGGATTAAAGCGTCTCCCGAGCCCGAGCACTTCAGATTTGTCTGATTACAGGCCAGAAACATCGGAGAGTGGGGGATATAAAACTCAGGAGTCGGTAGATATTGTAACTGAGAGTGGGGAAGAGGGTTCTCCAGTCTGCAGATATAAGACCAACATCCCTAATAGGAGAACAAATGTGGAGCGTGCTAACTCCAAACTGTCTGTTGCAACTTATACAGAAGTCTTTCAAAATGCCCCATTCAAAAGTGGAGGTAGTTTCTCTTCGAACTCAGACACAAAAGCCTCAAAGGAGGATCTGTCTTATTTCAGTGCTGCGAGCTCACAAAAGGCAGATGCCGAACCTGCCACAGAGACCACACGGAGCACTGCTTTCACCCCAGAAAAAGACTCAGCTGATGGGGTTCTGATCGACCAAGGTAGATGGCTGCTCAAGGAGAATCACCTTATCAGAAAATCACCACCAGTCTCCCTGGGAATGTACAGTCATTTAGATGGCACATCTACAGATACAGGTCAGGCGAACTCTAGCGAAGATTCCCCATCGCATTGCAAATCCCACCACTACCCTCTTGAAGCCCTATCCTCATCAGAGCTTGAGGAGATGGCAAAGCCTCTAACTCCAAAGTGCACCTACTACAACATGCCACATGGAAGTGATTCTGACCCCTTTTTGGACGATTCCAGTGtcaaaagtgggaaaaaagatGCAAGCAGTGTTAAAGGGAAGGGTTTCAGGGTGTCACCTATGATTGATACATCTAAAACCTGGGCAAGTAAAAATGGTAGTCTGTCTTCATTTGCATCAGTTGAGTTTAAAATTCAAGATAGAAAAGTGCATCCTGAGGGGGAGTCCTCAGCAATGGCAAATGCAAGACAGACATCTAGTGGAGGAGGACGTTCACTGCAATCACAAGACTCCCTTGACACGCTACCTGTGAGATGTGGCCAATACTGCCCCATATTATAA